In Salmo salar chromosome ssa15, Ssal_v3.1, whole genome shotgun sequence, one genomic interval encodes:
- the samd10a gene encoding sterile alpha motif domain-containing protein 10a yields the protein MAVDAASSFSFCRPAVEYRALPEDFNHLSRRTGGNLTWHDGRGQKTAGGRTVKLLQQPGTEKYQRRSGDSYGIYHTSPTQPSLIRPVVLWTQQDVCRWLKKHCPHNYLTYVEAFSHHAITGRALLRLNGEKLERMGLVQETLRQELLQQVLQLHMQEEGRNLQLLSRGGSFGNLS from the exons CGGCCTCCAGTTTCAGTTTCTGCCGGCCTGCTGTGGAATACAGAGCGCTGCCGGAGGACTTCAACCACCTGAGTCGACGGACGGGAGGGAACCTGACTTGGCATGACGGGCGGGGTCAGAAAACAGCAGGGGGCCGGACAGTGAAGCTGCTCCAACAGCCTGGGACAGAGAAATATCAG CGCCGTTCAGGCGACTCCTATGGAATCTACCACACCAGCCCCACCCAGCCTAGTCTGATCCGGCCTGTGGTGTTATGGACTCAGCAGGACGTCTGCAGGTGGTTGAAGAAACACTGTCCTCACAACTACCTGACCTACGTAGAGGCCTTCTCTCATCACGCCATCACAG GCCGTGCTCTGTTGCGTCTGAATGGAGAGAAGCTGGAGAGGATGGGCTTGGTGCAGGAGACACTGAGGCAGGAGCTCCTACAGCAGGTGCTTCAACTGCATATGCAAGAGGAGGGACGAAACCTGCAGCTCCTtagcagag GTGGCTCCTTTGGAAATCTATCGTAA